A genomic region of Streptomyces sp. R33 contains the following coding sequences:
- the ftsE gene encoding cell division ATP-binding protein FtsE, whose translation MIRFDNVSKSYPKQNRPALRDVSLDIAKGEFVFLVGSSGSGKSTFLRLVLREERASHGQVHVLGKDLAKLSNWKVPQMRRQLGTVFQDFRLLPNKTVAENVAFAQEVIGKPRGEIRKAVPQVLELVGLGGKEDRMPGELSGGEQQRVAIARAFVNRPALLIADEPTGNLDPQTSVGIMKLLDRINRTGTTVIMATHDQQIVDQMRKRVIELEQGRLVRDQSRGVYGYQH comes from the coding sequence GTGATCCGATTCGACAACGTCTCCAAGTCCTACCCGAAGCAGAACCGCCCTGCACTCAGAGATGTCTCCCTGGACATCGCGAAGGGCGAGTTCGTCTTCCTGGTCGGCTCCTCCGGCTCCGGCAAGTCCACCTTCCTGCGGCTGGTCCTGCGCGAGGAACGGGCGAGCCACGGCCAGGTCCACGTGCTCGGCAAGGACCTCGCCAAGCTCTCCAACTGGAAGGTCCCGCAGATGCGGCGCCAGCTGGGGACCGTCTTCCAGGACTTCCGCCTCCTCCCCAACAAGACCGTGGCCGAGAACGTCGCCTTCGCCCAGGAGGTCATCGGCAAGCCGAGGGGCGAGATCCGCAAGGCCGTACCGCAGGTCCTGGAGCTCGTGGGCCTCGGCGGCAAGGAGGACCGCATGCCCGGCGAGCTCTCCGGCGGTGAGCAGCAGCGCGTGGCCATCGCCCGCGCGTTCGTCAACCGGCCGGCCCTCCTGATCGCGGACGAGCCCACCGGCAACCTCGACCCGCAGACCTCGGTCGGCATCATGAAGCTGCTGGACCGGATCAACCGGACCGGCACCACCGTGATCATGGCCACGCACGACCAGCAGATCGTGGACCAGATGCGCAAGCGCGTCATCGAACTCGAACAGGGCCGACTCGTACGCGACCAGTCGCGCGGCGTCTACGGCTACCAGCACTGA
- the ftsX gene encoding permease-like cell division protein FtsX: MRAQFVMSEIGVGLRRNLTMTFAVIISVALSLALFGGSLLMRDQVSQMKGYWYDKVNVSIYLCNKSDAEETGESGSKACAKGAVTPEQKQQIEADLKKMDLVETVHYESSDEAFKHYKERFGHTALASVITPDQMPESFRVKLEQPEKYKVITTAFAGRDGVQSVEDQHQELDNLFTMLGYLNLAALGIMLIMLIVALLLIVNTVRVSAFSRRRETGIMRLVGASSFYIQVPFIMEAAFAGLIGGVFACVMLGAGQYFVIDHGASLRTKMELINFIGWDSVLTKLPLVLVIGVLMPSLAAFIALRKYLKV; this comes from the coding sequence ATGCGCGCCCAGTTCGTCATGTCGGAGATCGGCGTCGGTCTCCGTCGCAATCTCACCATGACCTTCGCGGTCATCATCTCCGTGGCCCTGTCGCTGGCCCTGTTCGGTGGCTCCCTGCTCATGCGCGACCAGGTGAGCCAGATGAAGGGCTACTGGTACGACAAGGTCAACGTCTCGATCTACCTCTGCAACAAGAGTGACGCGGAGGAGACCGGCGAGAGCGGGAGCAAGGCCTGCGCCAAGGGCGCGGTCACGCCCGAGCAGAAGCAGCAGATCGAGGCCGACCTGAAGAAGATGGACCTCGTCGAGACGGTCCACTACGAGTCCTCGGACGAGGCCTTCAAGCACTACAAGGAGCGCTTCGGGCACACCGCGCTCGCCTCGGTGATCACCCCGGACCAGATGCCCGAATCCTTCCGGGTGAAGCTGGAGCAGCCCGAGAAGTACAAGGTCATCACCACCGCCTTCGCGGGCCGCGACGGCGTGCAGTCGGTGGAGGACCAGCACCAGGAGCTCGACAACCTCTTCACGATGCTCGGCTACCTCAACCTGGCCGCCCTCGGCATCATGCTGATCATGCTGATCGTGGCCCTGCTGCTGATCGTCAACACCGTGCGCGTCTCCGCCTTCAGCCGGAGGCGGGAGACCGGGATCATGCGGCTCGTCGGCGCCTCCAGCTTCTACATCCAGGTCCCGTTCATCATGGAGGCCGCCTTCGCGGGCCTCATCGGCGGCGTGTTCGCCTGCGTCATGCTCGGCGCCGGCCAGTACTTCGTCATCGACCACGGCGCCTCGCTGCGCACCAAGATGGAACTGATCAACTTCATCGGCTGGGACTCCGTCCTGACCAAGCTGCCGTTGGTGCTGGTCATCGGGGTGCTGATGCCCTCGCTGGCCGCCTTCATCGCATTGCGCAAGTACCTGAAGGTGTGA
- a CDS encoding MFS transporter, with protein MPQTTSAPLMTVTGSTLVIAPAPRRRAARAPGPYGRLFALPGTRAFTAGNLIARLPMGMFGISAVMMIAGQRGSYALAGAVTATGLAATAVVAPWTARLVDRYGQARIAVPATLIAVLGSVGLVLCVRTQAPAWTLFASYAATATTPNIGGMSRARWTHLLRDSPAAHHTAMSFEQAADELCFMFGPVVAAFLCSAVFPEAGTLTAAALLLAGMLLFTSQRATEPPVSAPRHGTSPLRAVLPLLALFLPLGLLFGSMEVTSIAHLEARGLGAATGLVLALQAAGSCAAGLLYGAFRPRSLRTCLITLALAMTLPWAAAATGSLALLAGALLLAGMATAPTMVTAMSKIHALAPEGRLNESMTLAVTAILAGIALGSATAGSLVDHLGPTTPYALPAAAAVLALLICQTVRLSGTSQVP; from the coding sequence ATGCCGCAGACCACCTCCGCCCCGCTGATGACCGTGACCGGTTCGACCCTCGTGATCGCCCCCGCCCCGCGCCGGCGGGCGGCCCGCGCGCCGGGCCCGTACGGCAGGCTCTTCGCCCTCCCCGGGACCCGCGCCTTCACCGCCGGGAACCTCATCGCCCGTCTCCCCATGGGCATGTTCGGCATCAGCGCGGTCATGATGATCGCCGGCCAGCGCGGCTCGTACGCCCTCGCCGGTGCGGTCACCGCCACCGGGCTGGCCGCCACCGCGGTGGTCGCGCCGTGGACGGCCCGCCTGGTCGACCGGTACGGCCAGGCCCGGATCGCCGTCCCGGCGACGCTGATCGCGGTGCTCGGCTCGGTGGGGCTGGTCCTCTGCGTCCGTACGCAGGCCCCCGCCTGGACCCTCTTCGCCTCCTACGCCGCCACCGCGACCACCCCCAACATCGGCGGCATGTCCCGGGCCCGCTGGACCCACCTGCTGCGCGACTCCCCCGCCGCGCACCACACGGCGATGTCCTTCGAGCAGGCCGCGGACGAGCTGTGCTTCATGTTCGGCCCGGTGGTGGCGGCGTTCCTCTGCTCGGCCGTCTTCCCGGAGGCGGGCACCCTCACGGCGGCCGCCCTCCTGCTGGCCGGCATGCTGCTGTTCACGTCCCAACGGGCCACGGAGCCCCCGGTGTCGGCGCCCCGGCACGGCACCTCCCCGCTGCGCGCGGTGCTGCCCCTCCTGGCCCTCTTCCTCCCGCTGGGCCTGCTCTTCGGCTCGATGGAGGTCACCTCGATCGCCCACCTCGAAGCCCGCGGCCTGGGCGCCGCCACCGGCCTGGTCCTGGCCCTCCAGGCGGCCGGCTCCTGCGCGGCCGGCCTGCTCTACGGAGCCTTCCGCCCGCGCAGCCTGCGGACCTGCCTGATCACCCTGGCCCTCGCGATGACCCTCCCCTGGGCGGCGGCGGCCACCGGCTCCCTCGCACTGCTGGCCGGCGCCCTGCTCCTGGCGGGCATGGCCACGGCTCCGACGATGGTCACGGCGATGTCCAAGATCCACGCCCTCGCCCCCGAGGGCCGCCTCAACGAGTCGATGACCCTGGCGGTGACGGCCATCCTGGCGGGCATAGCCCTGGGCTCGGCCACGGCAGGCTCCCTGGTGGACCACCTGGGCCCCACCACTCCCTACGCCCTCCCGGCGGCGGCAGCCGTCCTGGCCCTCCTCATCTGCCAGACGGTACGACTTTCCGGTACGAGTCAGGTACCGTGA
- a CDS encoding S41 family peptidase: MPGLPAFCLRPRDLRRGAVLTLAFIAAVGAAAGTGCWDRADALGAAGAGLTAAGTQTPAAGSEAPREGGTADREAVARAAAEAAAEGKSGKKAAQEVVSRSGDRWGMVYDQGEYAAFADDLDGRWTGVGLWIESRSDDRIAVEKVQPGSPAARAGLRAGDRLLSVDGHPVTGLRVCDVVALLRGEAGTPVVLHLTRDGVDRTETLRREQLHTEPVTVRELPGGITVIKVASFTRGSGEQVRAAVRAAPSGAGFMLDLRGNPGGLVTEAVTAASAFLDGGLVATYDVRGAQRALYASPGGDTARPLVALVDGGTMSAAELVTGALQDRGRAVAVGTRTFGKGSVQMPTELPDGSVAELTVGTYRTPAGRSLDGDGITPDLAAGDGVEERARTVLGGLGVGP, from the coding sequence ATGCCGGGACTGCCCGCCTTCTGTCTCCGGCCCCGCGACCTGCGTCGCGGGGCCGTTTTGACGTTGGCCTTCATCGCCGCCGTCGGCGCCGCGGCGGGCACCGGCTGCTGGGACCGCGCGGACGCCCTCGGGGCCGCCGGCGCCGGGTTAACGGCCGCCGGTACGCAGACCCCCGCGGCCGGGTCCGAGGCGCCCCGGGAGGGCGGCACCGCCGACCGCGAGGCCGTCGCCCGCGCCGCGGCCGAAGCCGCCGCCGAGGGCAAGTCCGGCAAGAAGGCCGCCCAGGAGGTGGTCAGCCGCAGCGGCGACCGCTGGGGCATGGTCTACGACCAGGGCGAGTACGCAGCCTTCGCCGACGACCTCGACGGCCGCTGGACCGGCGTCGGGCTCTGGATCGAGAGCCGCAGCGACGACCGCATCGCCGTCGAGAAGGTCCAGCCCGGCAGCCCCGCCGCCCGGGCCGGCCTGCGCGCCGGGGACCGGCTGCTGAGCGTCGACGGCCACCCCGTCACCGGCCTGCGCGTCTGCGACGTGGTCGCCCTGCTGCGCGGCGAGGCCGGCACCCCCGTCGTCCTGCACCTCACCCGGGACGGCGTCGACCGCACCGAGACCCTGCGCCGCGAGCAGCTGCACACCGAGCCCGTGACCGTACGGGAGCTCCCGGGCGGGATCACCGTCATCAAGGTCGCCTCCTTCACCCGCGGCTCGGGAGAGCAGGTCCGGGCCGCCGTCCGCGCGGCCCCGTCCGGCGCCGGCTTCATGCTCGACCTGCGCGGCAACCCGGGCGGCCTGGTCACCGAGGCCGTGACGGCCGCCTCCGCCTTCCTGGACGGCGGGCTGGTGGCCACGTACGACGTACGGGGGGCCCAGCGCGCCCTGTACGCGAGCCCCGGCGGGGACACCGCGAGACCCCTGGTGGCGCTGGTCGACGGCGGCACGATGAGCGCGGCGGAGTTGGTGACGGGCGCCCTCCAGGACCGCGGCCGCGCGGTGGCGGTGGGCACGAGGACCTTCGGCAAGGGCTCGGTGCAGATGCCGACGGAGCTCCCGGACGGCTCGGTGGCGGAGCTGACGGTCGGCACGTACCGCACCCCGGCGGGCCGCAGCCTCGACGGCGACGGCATCACCCCGGACCTCGCGGCGGGTGACGGCGTCGAGGAACGGGCGCGCACGGTATTGGGTGGCCTCGGGGTGGGTCCGTAG
- a CDS encoding isopenicillin N synthase family oxygenase, with amino-acid sequence MPSAHTSLPVIDLSQADDPTQRADFLKQLHAAARDTGFLHLTGHGITDAETARILELTRAFFALPEADRLAVSNLNSPHFRGYTRIGHELTGGASDWRDQLDVGAERPAPVVGPGDPPYLWLEGPNQWPQALPELRPVVLEWQSRLAAVAHRLLQELLTSIGAPSDFFDEAFADRPHLHTKLIRYPGSSPTGADQGVGAHKDYGFLTLLLQDSVGGLQVRRGDGFLDVPPMPGAFVVNLGELLEIATEGYLVATDHRVVSPPGAVERYSVPFFYNPRLDAVVETVPGEYLRSAPGVAHDASNPLHAEYGRNELKGWTRAHPAVARRWHPELVASGT; translated from the coding sequence ATGCCGTCCGCGCACACTTCTCTTCCCGTCATCGATCTCTCCCAGGCCGACGACCCGACCCAGCGGGCCGACTTCCTGAAGCAGCTGCACGCGGCAGCCCGGGACACCGGCTTCCTGCACCTGACCGGGCACGGCATCACCGATGCGGAGACCGCCCGCATCCTCGAGCTGACCAGGGCTTTCTTCGCCCTGCCCGAGGCCGACCGGCTCGCCGTGAGCAACCTGAACTCGCCGCACTTCCGCGGCTACACCCGTATCGGCCACGAGCTGACCGGCGGGGCCTCCGACTGGCGCGACCAGCTGGACGTCGGCGCCGAGCGCCCGGCGCCGGTGGTGGGCCCCGGCGACCCGCCGTACCTGTGGCTGGAGGGCCCGAACCAGTGGCCACAGGCCCTGCCTGAACTGCGTCCGGTCGTGCTGGAGTGGCAGTCCCGGCTGGCCGCGGTGGCGCACCGCCTGCTGCAGGAGCTGCTGACCTCGATCGGCGCCCCCTCCGACTTCTTCGACGAGGCCTTCGCGGACCGGCCCCACCTGCACACGAAGCTGATCCGCTACCCGGGCTCCTCCCCGACCGGCGCCGACCAGGGGGTCGGGGCCCACAAGGACTACGGCTTCCTGACGCTGCTGCTGCAGGACTCGGTGGGCGGCCTGCAGGTCCGGCGGGGCGACGGGTTCCTGGACGTCCCGCCGATGCCGGGGGCGTTCGTGGTCAACCTGGGCGAGCTGCTGGAGATCGCGACGGAGGGATACCTGGTGGCCACGGACCACCGGGTGGTCAGCCCGCCGGGGGCGGTGGAGCGGTACTCGGTGCCGTTCTTCTACAACCCGCGGCTGGACGCGGTGGTGGAGACGGTTCCCGGGGAGTACCTGCGCTCGGCGCCGGGGGTGGCGCACGACGCGTCGAACCCGCTGCACGCGGAGTACGGCCGCAACGAGCTGAAGGGCTGGACCCGGGCCCACCCGGCGGTGGCCCGCCGCTGGCACCCGGAACTCGTCGCCTCGGGCACGTAG
- a CDS encoding type II toxin-antitoxin system Phd/YefM family antitoxin — protein MSISASEARATLFPLIERVNTDHAPVRITSKNGDAVLMSADDYDSWQETVYLLRSPANAQRLMEAVARDREGAASAAKSMDELRQLAGGEE, from the coding sequence ATGTCCATAAGCGCCAGTGAAGCCAGGGCGACCCTGTTCCCGCTGATCGAACGCGTCAACACCGACCACGCCCCGGTGCGCATCACCTCCAAGAACGGTGACGCCGTTCTGATGTCCGCCGACGACTACGACTCCTGGCAGGAGACCGTCTACTTGCTGCGCTCCCCCGCCAACGCCCAGCGGCTGATGGAAGCCGTCGCGCGCGACCGCGAGGGCGCGGCGTCGGCCGCCAAGAGCATGGACGAGCTGCGGCAATTGGCCGGAGGGGAGGAGTGA
- a CDS encoding Txe/YoeB family addiction module toxin — protein sequence MTSVHFDPAAWEDFLFWLSSDLKMARRITRLIGEIQRDPFTGIGKPEPLKGELSGYWSRRIDDEHRLVYRADDKEVKVLKARYHY from the coding sequence GTGACGAGCGTTCACTTCGACCCGGCCGCGTGGGAGGACTTCCTGTTCTGGCTCTCCTCCGATCTGAAGATGGCCCGCCGGATCACCCGTCTGATCGGCGAGATCCAGCGCGACCCGTTCACCGGCATCGGCAAGCCCGAACCGCTGAAGGGCGAACTGTCCGGCTACTGGTCTCGCCGCATCGACGACGAACACCGCCTCGTGTACCGGGCGGACGACAAGGAAGTGAAGGTGCTCAAGGCGCGCTATCACTACTGA
- the smpB gene encoding SsrA-binding protein SmpB — protein MAKEKGRKLIAQNKKARHDYTIIDTYECGLVLTGTEVKSLRQGRASLVDGFVSVESGEAWLYNVHVPEYSQGTWTNHSARRKRKLLLHREEIDKLDSKTGETGNTIVPLSLYFKDGRAKVEIALAKGKKEYDKRQALREKQDTRETNRVISAVKRKERGQL, from the coding sequence ATGGCTAAGGAAAAAGGGCGCAAGCTGATCGCCCAGAACAAGAAGGCACGGCACGACTACACGATCATCGACACCTACGAGTGCGGCCTCGTGCTCACGGGTACCGAGGTCAAGTCCCTGCGCCAGGGCCGGGCCTCGCTGGTGGACGGCTTCGTGTCGGTGGAGAGCGGCGAGGCCTGGCTCTACAACGTGCACGTGCCGGAGTACAGCCAGGGCACCTGGACCAACCACAGCGCCCGCCGCAAGCGCAAGCTCCTCCTGCACCGCGAGGAGATCGACAAGCTGGACTCGAAGACCGGCGAGACGGGCAACACGATCGTGCCGCTCTCGCTGTACTTCAAGGACGGCCGGGCGAAGGTCGAGATCGCGCTGGCGAAGGGCAAGAAGGAGTACGACAAGCGCCAGGCCCTGCGCGAGAAGCAGGACACGCGCGAGACGAACCGGGTGATCTCGGCCGTGAAGCGCAAGGAGCGCGGTCAGCTGTAA
- a CDS encoding NarK/NasA family nitrate transporter — protein sequence MTSTTAPRKGGRWIERWEPEDETFWKESGERIARRNLIYSVLSEHIGFSIWSLWSVMVLFMGPAYGIDPAGKFFLIATATFVGAFVRVPYTFAVARFGGRNWTVVSALLLLAPTVAALVVMEPGTSYGTFLAVAALTGVGGGNFASSMTNINAFFPLRKKGWALGLNAGGGNIGVPVVQLVALLVIGTAGAGHPRLLLAVYLPLIVTAAALALLRMDNLAPVRNDAGAVREAARDAHTWIMAFLYIGTFGSFIGYSFAFGLVLQTQFGRTPLQAASLTFIGPLLGSLIRPVGGALADRFGGARITLATFVAMAAATGVVVYASGQKSLSVFLVGFVALFVLSGLGNGSTYKMIPGIFQAKGLARGMGAEAAAAYGRRLSGAAMGLIGAVGALGGLGINLVFREAFSTSGSGTAAFVTFLGFYAVCCAVTWAVYLRRPAPAELPAAGAGAKPQLTSV from the coding sequence ATGACCAGTACGACCGCACCGCGCAAGGGGGGCCGCTGGATCGAGCGGTGGGAACCCGAGGACGAGACGTTCTGGAAGGAGTCGGGGGAGCGCATCGCCCGCCGGAACCTGATCTACTCCGTGCTCTCCGAGCACATCGGCTTCTCCATCTGGTCCCTGTGGTCGGTGATGGTGCTCTTCATGGGCCCCGCCTACGGGATCGACCCGGCCGGGAAGTTCTTCCTCATCGCGACCGCGACCTTCGTGGGCGCCTTCGTCCGGGTGCCGTACACCTTCGCCGTCGCCCGGTTCGGCGGCCGGAACTGGACGGTCGTCAGCGCCCTGCTGCTGCTCGCGCCGACGGTGGCCGCACTGGTCGTCATGGAGCCCGGGACCTCGTACGGGACCTTCCTGGCGGTGGCCGCCCTGACGGGCGTGGGCGGCGGGAACTTCGCCTCCTCCATGACCAACATCAACGCCTTCTTCCCGCTGCGCAAGAAGGGCTGGGCGCTCGGCCTGAACGCGGGCGGCGGCAACATCGGCGTGCCCGTGGTGCAGCTCGTCGCCCTGCTGGTCATCGGTACCGCCGGGGCCGGACACCCGAGGCTGCTCCTGGCGGTCTACCTGCCGCTGATCGTGACCGCGGCCGCGCTGGCCCTGCTGCGGATGGACAACCTGGCTCCCGTACGCAACGACGCGGGCGCCGTCCGCGAGGCGGCCCGGGACGCCCACACCTGGATCATGGCCTTCCTCTACATCGGCACCTTCGGGTCCTTCATCGGCTACAGCTTCGCCTTCGGGCTCGTGCTCCAGACGCAGTTCGGCCGCACCCCGCTGCAGGCCGCCTCGCTCACCTTCATCGGCCCGTTGCTCGGCTCGCTGATCCGGCCCGTCGGCGGCGCCCTCGCGGACCGGTTCGGCGGGGCGCGGATCACCCTGGCGACGTTCGTCGCGATGGCCGCCGCGACCGGGGTCGTCGTCTACGCCTCCGGCCAGAAGTCGCTGTCGGTCTTCCTCGTCGGCTTCGTGGCCCTGTTCGTGCTGAGCGGGCTGGGCAACGGCTCCACGTACAAGATGATCCCCGGCATCTTCCAGGCCAAGGGGCTCGCGCGGGGCATGGGCGCCGAGGCCGCGGCCGCGTACGGGCGCCGGCTGTCCGGGGCCGCCATGGGGCTCATCGGCGCGGTGGGCGCACTCGGTGGACTCGGCATCAACCTGGTGTTCCGGGAGGCGTTCTCGACCTCCGGGTCCGGGACGGCCGCCTTCGTCACCTTCCTCGGCTTCTACGCGGTGTGCTGCGCGGTGACGTGGGCGGTATACCTTCGCCGGCCCGCCCCCGCGGAGCTCCCGGCGGCCGGGGCCGGGGCGAAGCCGCAGCTCACCTCGGTGTAA
- the prfB gene encoding peptide chain release factor 2 — protein MAVVDVSEELKSLSSTMGSIEAVLDLDKLRAEIAVLEEQAAAPSLWDDPDAAQKITSKLSHLQAEVRKTETLRGRIDDLAVLFELAQEMDDADTLAEAEAELTSVRKALDEMEVRTLLSGEYAEREALVNIRAEAGGVDASDFAERLQRMYLRWAERHGYPTEIYETSYAEEAGIKSTTFVVKAPYAYGTLSVEQGTHRLVRISPFDNQGRRQTSFAGVEVLPVVETSDHVEIDETELRIDVYRASGPGGQGVNTTDSAVRITHIPTGIVVSCQNERSQIQNKASAMNVLQAKLLERRRQEEQAKMDALKDGGSSWGNQMRSYVLHPYQMVKDLRTEFEVGNPQAVLDGEIDGFLEAGIRWRKQQEQTA, from the coding sequence GTGGCAGTCGTCGATGTTTCCGAAGAGCTGAAGTCCCTCTCCTCGACCATGGGGTCGATCGAGGCCGTCCTGGACCTCGACAAGCTGAGGGCAGAAATCGCCGTGCTCGAGGAGCAGGCCGCCGCGCCGTCCCTGTGGGACGACCCGGACGCCGCCCAGAAGATCACGAGCAAGCTTTCGCACCTCCAGGCCGAGGTCCGCAAGACCGAGACCCTGCGCGGCCGCATCGACGACCTCGCGGTGCTGTTCGAGCTCGCCCAGGAGATGGACGACGCGGACACCCTCGCCGAGGCCGAGGCCGAGCTGACCTCCGTCCGCAAGGCGCTGGACGAGATGGAGGTCCGCACCCTGCTCTCCGGCGAGTACGCCGAGCGCGAGGCGCTGGTCAACATCCGCGCCGAGGCCGGCGGCGTCGACGCCTCCGACTTCGCCGAGCGCCTGCAGCGCATGTACCTGCGCTGGGCCGAGCGCCACGGCTACCCCACCGAGATCTACGAGACCTCGTACGCGGAAGAGGCCGGCATCAAGTCGACCACTTTCGTGGTCAAGGCCCCGTACGCCTACGGCACGCTCTCGGTCGAGCAGGGCACCCACCGCCTCGTGCGCATCTCCCCCTTCGACAACCAGGGCCGCCGCCAGACCTCCTTCGCGGGCGTCGAGGTGCTGCCCGTCGTCGAGACCAGCGACCACGTCGAGATCGACGAGACCGAGCTGCGCATCGACGTGTACCGCGCCTCCGGCCCCGGCGGCCAGGGCGTCAACACGACCGACTCGGCGGTGCGCATCACGCACATCCCGACCGGCATCGTCGTCTCCTGCCAGAACGAGCGCTCGCAGATCCAGAACAAGGCCAGCGCCATGAACGTCCTCCAGGCCAAGCTCCTCGAGCGGCGCCGCCAGGAGGAGCAGGCCAAGATGGACGCCCTCAAGGACGGCGGCAGCTCCTGGGGCAACCAGATGCGGTCCTACGTCCTGCACCCGTACCAGATGGTCAAGGACCTGCGGACGGAGTTCGAGGTCGGCAACCCGCAGGCGGTGCTCGACGGCGAGATCGACGGCTTCCTCGAGGCCGGCATCCGCTGGCGCAAGCAGCAGGAGCAGACCGCGTAA
- a CDS encoding LysR family transcriptional regulator: MNPRDVEPRLLRGFVAVAEELHFTRAAARLYVAQQALSRDVRRLEAALGAVLFVRTTRAVELTADGERLLPLARRVLAAHEALAAAFASAVPRPLLVDLNTDGPSTARTVLERARELAPDCELMARFESGLTYAAAEVAAGRLDVSFGYAHGLDPALRARLAHRPVRYEPLAVLLPDGHPLAERAEVPLDALAGETVYAGAGNPRTLEWTGLARELFAGRGIALAPPAPVAIGKEEFRRVMAKTRHPVLVTVDFLDLPGSVKRPLVDPLPLSPLSMVWRKGFSHPGLDALHQAAAGIAAERGWLDVPPAGWRPAALTGAHGGG; encoded by the coding sequence GTGAATCCCCGTGATGTGGAACCCCGGCTGCTGCGCGGGTTCGTCGCCGTGGCCGAGGAACTGCACTTCACCCGCGCCGCCGCCCGCCTGTACGTCGCCCAGCAGGCGCTCAGCCGGGACGTGCGGCGGCTCGAAGCGGCCCTGGGCGCAGTGCTGTTCGTACGGACGACCCGCGCCGTCGAGCTGACCGCCGACGGGGAGCGGCTGCTGCCGCTGGCCCGGCGGGTGCTGGCCGCGCACGAGGCGCTCGCCGCCGCGTTCGCCTCCGCAGTCCCCCGGCCGCTGCTCGTGGACCTGAACACCGACGGGCCGAGCACCGCCCGTACGGTGCTCGAGCGAGCCCGGGAACTCGCCCCGGACTGCGAGCTGATGGCCCGCTTCGAGAGCGGGCTGACGTACGCCGCCGCCGAGGTCGCCGCCGGGCGCCTCGACGTGTCCTTCGGGTACGCCCACGGGCTGGACCCGGCGCTGCGGGCCCGCCTCGCGCACCGGCCCGTACGGTACGAGCCGCTCGCGGTGCTGCTGCCCGACGGGCATCCGCTGGCCGAGCGGGCCGAGGTACCGCTCGATGCGCTGGCCGGGGAGACCGTGTACGCGGGGGCCGGCAATCCGCGGACCCTGGAGTGGACCGGGCTCGCCCGCGAACTGTTCGCCGGGCGCGGGATCGCCCTGGCGCCGCCCGCCCCTGTCGCGATCGGGAAGGAGGAGTTCCGCCGGGTCATGGCCAAGACCCGCCATCCGGTGCTGGTCACCGTGGACTTCCTCGACCTGCCCGGGTCCGTGAAACGGCCGCTGGTCGATCCGCTGCCGCTGTCCCCGCTGTCGATGGTCTGGCGCAAGGGCTTCAGCCACCCAGGACTCGACGCACTGCACCAGGCCGCGGCCGGGATCGCCGCCGAGCGCGGCTGGCTGGACGTACCCCCGGCCGGCTGGCGCCCCGCGGCGCTCACAGGCGCCCACGGCGGCGGGTGA